In a genomic window of Virgibacillus sp. SK37:
- the panD gene encoding aspartate 1-decarboxylase — MIRTLMKGKIHRARVTEANLNYVGSVTIDQDILELVDILPHEKVQIVNNNNGARLETYVIPGERGSGIVCLNGAAARLVQKGDVVIIVSYGMFFPEELASFRPKVAIMNVNNEVEQIIEEEPPLTEVIS, encoded by the coding sequence ATGATTCGTACATTGATGAAGGGTAAAATTCATCGCGCAAGGGTTACAGAAGCTAACTTAAACTATGTAGGCAGTGTAACCATTGACCAGGATATATTGGAGTTAGTCGATATATTACCACATGAAAAAGTACAAATTGTTAATAATAATAATGGAGCCCGGTTAGAAACATATGTGATACCAGGTGAGAGAGGATCGGGAATAGTTTGCCTTAATGGAGCCGCAGCCCGGCTTGTACAAAAAGGTGATGTTGTCATTATTGTATCGTATGGTATGTTTTTCCCTGAAGAGTTAGCTTCATTCAGGCCAAAAGTGGCAATCATGAATGTGAATAATGAAGTTGAGCAAATCATAGAGGAAGAGCCGCCATTAACTGAAGTAATTAGTTAG
- the dinG gene encoding ATP-dependent DNA helicase DinG: MNRYVVIDLETTGHSPTKDDRIIEVGIVIISKDKLIDQYSTLLNPHKKIPPFISNLTGISNEDVKNAPSFIEKAGEIIELFKESYLIAHNVPFDLGFLNTQLAINGFQQLKNPVLDTVELSRILFPQAPSYKLGQLAEYLGIYHDEPHRALSDAYVTGKVFLKLKEKLWTLPGETIEHLIRLEKKLKSDLYPLLLERQKQLMYEEVVHNNIATYQGLAFKHIEIPRVEHGLEPVSFGDFLDDIFEENGALQNKLTSYEKRDGQREMSEVIFDAFQLQKHALIEAETGTGKSLAYLLPAVYEAVYSDRKIVISTFTTQLQSQLLEEEIPLVKDIVNFPIQVALLKGKSHYLSLEKFNHELASPYEDNYDVVLTKAMLLIWITETETGDIEEIQLPTSGYHFFKKISTESEGSIDPASPWFSRSFYQKARKKAQLASIVITNHALLCTDIFNEYKLLPSYDKVIVDEAHHLEETASRHYGKKLDYISMQYILNQLGTTEESKFLGKLMEKYPHEQKHFSLEKWNAILSDAKYEIDELFRTLFQYVMTQNSKSKSLSDVGRVQYRFEEENETPNKWNSIKEMVSRVSFYLRDLIHILSSIEVYLQKVDALEKFDHDEIKGNIDQLQSFIERLDELFFNHHEQKYVKWMEIETHGAKNAVYLYSEPTDIADFLTNDFFQKKKSVILTSATLTMKQSFSFIQNRLGLPSDLVLTAKIKSPFSYKDQVKLMIPNDFPSIKYGKPDDFIYATCEAIMSLAEITNGRMLVLFTSYDMLRKSYYLLKEIMESDKYMVIAQGISSGSRARLKKNFQTFDQAILLGTSSFWEGVDIPGEDLSCLMIIRLPFQPPDHPIYEAKSAHLKKEGKNPFMELALPNAVIRFKQGFGRLIRSSSDRGIVFVCDSRIITARYGSYFRDSIPEVPITNDSTQKLMEQAKEWF; encoded by the coding sequence GTGAACAGATATGTTGTTATTGATTTGGAAACAACGGGCCATTCTCCAACGAAGGACGACCGAATTATCGAAGTAGGTATTGTCATAATAAGTAAGGATAAATTAATCGATCAATATTCTACATTACTCAACCCTCATAAGAAAATACCGCCATTTATTTCTAATTTAACAGGCATTTCAAATGAGGATGTTAAAAATGCCCCTTCTTTTATTGAAAAAGCAGGGGAAATTATTGAGTTATTTAAAGAAAGCTATTTAATAGCACACAATGTGCCATTTGATTTAGGGTTTTTAAATACTCAGCTTGCTATAAATGGGTTCCAACAACTAAAGAATCCTGTTTTAGATACGGTGGAATTATCTCGAATCTTATTCCCCCAGGCTCCTAGTTATAAGCTGGGGCAACTGGCTGAATACTTAGGAATTTACCATGATGAACCTCATCGCGCTCTCTCAGATGCCTATGTTACCGGAAAAGTTTTTCTTAAGCTTAAAGAAAAGCTTTGGACATTGCCTGGTGAAACGATCGAACATTTGATCAGATTGGAGAAGAAGTTAAAGTCCGATCTATACCCATTGCTCCTTGAAAGACAAAAGCAACTTATGTATGAAGAAGTAGTACATAATAATATTGCAACATACCAGGGACTTGCATTTAAACACATAGAAATCCCTCGAGTCGAACATGGGTTGGAGCCTGTTTCATTTGGAGATTTCCTTGACGATATTTTTGAAGAAAATGGGGCCTTACAGAATAAGTTGACCAGTTATGAAAAACGAGATGGTCAACGAGAAATGTCAGAAGTGATTTTTGATGCGTTTCAGTTACAAAAACACGCGCTGATCGAAGCAGAGACAGGTACTGGGAAATCATTGGCATACTTACTTCCTGCAGTGTATGAAGCTGTCTATTCAGATCGAAAAATTGTAATAAGTACTTTTACTACACAGTTGCAATCTCAGCTTTTGGAAGAAGAAATTCCTTTAGTAAAAGATATTGTGAATTTTCCAATACAAGTAGCTCTATTAAAAGGAAAGTCGCATTATCTTAGTCTAGAAAAATTCAATCATGAACTAGCTTCTCCGTATGAAGATAATTATGATGTCGTTTTAACGAAAGCAATGCTTCTTATTTGGATTACTGAAACAGAAACAGGGGATATTGAGGAAATACAGCTCCCAACTAGTGGGTACCATTTTTTCAAGAAAATCTCTACAGAATCAGAGGGATCTATTGATCCAGCTTCTCCATGGTTTTCTAGATCTTTTTATCAAAAGGCAAGAAAAAAAGCACAACTAGCTTCAATTGTTATTACAAATCATGCTTTATTATGTACGGATATTTTTAATGAATACAAGCTATTACCCAGTTATGATAAAGTAATTGTGGATGAAGCACATCATCTTGAAGAAACCGCTTCTCGACATTATGGTAAAAAACTTGATTATATTAGCATGCAATACATACTCAATCAATTGGGAACGACCGAGGAATCCAAATTTTTAGGCAAGTTAATGGAGAAGTATCCGCATGAACAAAAACATTTTTCCTTAGAAAAATGGAATGCTATCCTATCTGATGCGAAATATGAAATAGATGAATTATTTCGCACCCTGTTTCAATATGTTATGACCCAGAATAGTAAAAGTAAGTCTTTAAGTGATGTTGGAAGAGTACAATATCGCTTTGAAGAGGAAAACGAAACTCCGAATAAATGGAATAGTATAAAGGAAATGGTTTCCCGTGTTTCTTTTTACTTAAGAGATTTAATTCATATCCTCTCGAGCATAGAGGTGTACTTACAGAAAGTAGATGCATTGGAAAAGTTTGATCATGATGAAATAAAAGGAAATATTGACCAACTACAATCCTTCATTGAACGATTAGATGAACTATTTTTTAATCACCATGAGCAAAAGTATGTAAAATGGATGGAAATTGAAACACATGGAGCGAAAAATGCTGTATATTTATATAGTGAACCTACGGACATAGCTGACTTTTTAACCAATGACTTTTTCCAAAAAAAGAAAAGTGTTATATTAACTAGTGCAACACTGACAATGAAGCAGTCTTTTAGTTTTATACAAAATCGGTTGGGTTTACCATCAGATTTAGTTTTAACTGCAAAAATAAAATCTCCTTTTTCATATAAGGATCAGGTTAAGTTAATGATACCAAATGACTTTCCCAGTATTAAATATGGAAAACCGGATGATTTTATTTACGCCACATGTGAAGCTATCATGTCCCTTGCTGAAATAACGAATGGCAGGATGCTTGTACTGTTTACTTCTTATGATATGTTACGAAAATCATATTATTTATTAAAAGAAATAATGGAAAGTGACAAATATATGGTAATCGCACAGGGAATTAGCAGTGGAAGTCGTGCCAGACTTAAAAAGAATTTTCAGACGTTTGATCAGGCAATTTTACTCGGAACCAGCTCTTTTTGGGAGGGTGTAGATATTCCTGGTGAAGATCTTTCTTGTTTAATGATCATCAGGCTTCCTTTTCAACCACCTGACCATCCGATCTATGAGGCCAAATCGGCGCATCTTAAAAAGGAGGGGAAAAATCCGTTTATGGAGCTTGCTCTCCCTAATGCAGTAATCCGATTTAAACAAGGCTTTGGAAGATTAATCCGTTCCTCTTCAGACCGTGGTATTGTTTTTGTTTGTGATTCAAGAATAATCACTGCGAGATATGGTAGTTATTTTAGGGATTCCATACCTGAGGTACCAATAACCAATGATTCTACACAAAAACTAATGGAGCAAGCAAAGGAATGGTTTTAA
- a CDS encoding YpmA family protein, giving the protein MDKHKNIETLSTVKLNYSSDLYKIVDTLNRTLKYQDLMFGLSLDDKDEDKAIFTIYKT; this is encoded by the coding sequence ATGGATAAGCATAAAAATATTGAGACATTGTCTACAGTGAAACTAAATTATTCATCAGATCTTTATAAAATAGTTGATACTTTAAATCGGACATTAAAATATCAGGATCTCATGTTCGGTTTATCATTGGATGATAAAGATGAAGATAAGGCGATCTTTACAATTTACAAGACATAG
- a CDS encoding DUF5590 domain-containing protein, with product MKIRRSLQFTRHSWFVWTMLIFLIVIISCFIYLLFLYLDLKDSKTEGFADTKQQILQATSIEEIDKINKFNGEEAYHVIFGTTDSGKKQIIFYPLQGKKKDLTTIDQSDIIAEEAIIGEWKQQCSSCEFIKITPALVNDKPLWELTYRDESDRYVLDYLSIYDGSRYEQYRFKQMFE from the coding sequence ATGAAGATAAGGCGATCTTTACAATTTACAAGACATAGCTGGTTTGTTTGGACCATGCTAATATTTTTAATCGTAATTATTTCTTGTTTTATTTACCTATTATTTTTATATCTTGATCTAAAGGATAGCAAAACAGAGGGCTTTGCAGATACAAAACAACAAATTCTTCAGGCAACTTCTATAGAGGAAATTGATAAAATTAACAAATTTAACGGGGAAGAAGCATACCACGTTATATTTGGAACAACAGATAGTGGTAAGAAACAAATTATATTTTATCCACTACAAGGCAAGAAAAAAGACCTTACAACTATAGATCAATCAGACATTATTGCAGAAGAGGCAATCATAGGGGAGTGGAAACAGCAATGTTCCAGCTGTGAATTTATAAAAATTACTCCAGCGTTAGTAAATGATAAGCCGCTTTGGGAACTTACGTATAGAGATGAATCCGACAGGTACGTGTTGGATTATTTATCCATCTATGATGGTTCCCGCTATGAACAATATCGTTTTAAACAAATGTTTGAATAG
- a CDS encoding pyridoxal phosphate-dependent aminotransferase, whose product MDLAKRVNTLTPSTTLAITAKAKELKKQGHDVIGLGAGEPDFNTPEYILEAAEKAMHDGLTKYTPSGGVAELKEAIINKFQKDNNLQYTAEEVIVTTGAKHALYTLFQVILNEGDEVIVPAPYWVSYPEQIKLAGGKPVIISAKEENEFKITPKALEEAINPSTKAVIINSPSNPTGMVYNEQELRDLGEVCIKHDILIVSDEIYEKLLYTGDAHVSIAQLSPQLKEQTIVINGVSKSHAMTGWRIGYAAGTSKIVKAMTNLASHSTSNPTSIAQYAALAAYSVNEDPVKEMKKIFADRLDLLYKLLVDIPGITCEKPKGAFYLFPNVKEAATNNGFKSVDDWVSALLEEEKVALVPGSGFGSPDNVRLSYATSTEALEEAANRIKQFVSNHSIKN is encoded by the coding sequence ATTGATTTAGCAAAGAGAGTAAATACGTTAACACCATCCACTACATTAGCAATCACAGCAAAAGCAAAGGAATTAAAAAAACAAGGGCATGACGTTATTGGTTTAGGCGCTGGTGAACCAGATTTCAACACTCCGGAATATATTCTTGAAGCTGCAGAAAAAGCTATGCATGATGGGCTAACTAAATATACTCCATCAGGCGGTGTAGCCGAATTGAAAGAAGCTATTATTAATAAGTTTCAAAAAGATAATAATCTGCAGTACACTGCTGAAGAAGTTATTGTTACTACAGGAGCGAAGCATGCTTTATATACTCTATTTCAAGTAATACTAAATGAGGGAGATGAAGTAATTGTACCAGCTCCTTACTGGGTGAGTTACCCAGAACAAATTAAACTTGCAGGCGGGAAACCAGTTATTATTTCCGCTAAGGAAGAAAACGAGTTTAAAATTACGCCCAAAGCTTTAGAAGAGGCAATAAATCCAAGTACGAAAGCAGTTATTATTAACTCTCCAAGTAACCCTACAGGAATGGTGTATAATGAACAAGAATTAAGAGATCTTGGAGAAGTTTGTATAAAACATGACATTCTTATTGTTTCTGACGAAATATATGAGAAGCTGTTATACACTGGAGATGCTCATGTCTCTATAGCACAATTGAGCCCCCAACTAAAGGAGCAAACAATTGTCATTAATGGTGTTTCTAAATCTCATGCTATGACAGGTTGGAGAATTGGATATGCAGCAGGGACAAGCAAAATAGTTAAGGCAATGACAAATCTGGCATCCCATTCAACATCTAATCCCACTTCGATTGCACAGTATGCTGCTCTGGCGGCCTATTCTGTCAATGAAGACCCTGTTAAAGAAATGAAGAAAATATTTGCTGACAGATTAGATCTTCTGTATAAATTACTTGTAGATATTCCCGGGATAACCTGTGAAAAGCCAAAAGGTGCTTTTTATTTATTTCCTAATGTGAAAGAAGCTGCTACTAATAATGGGTTTAAATCAGTAGATGATTGGGTCAGTGCTCTTCTTGAGGAAGAAAAAGTAGCTTTAGTACCAGGTTCAGGTTTCGGTTCCCCAGATAATGTGCGTTTATCCTATGCTACATCTACAGAAGCATTGGAAGAAGCTGCTAATAGAATTAAACAATTTGTATCAAACCATTCAATTAAGAACTAG
- the asnS gene encoding asparagine--tRNA ligase, which produces MKTTISQSPQFIDQTVTIGAWLANKRSSGKIAFLQLRDGTGFIQGVVAKSDVSEETFQLAKNMNQESSMYITGKIVEDTRSPFGYEMQVSSIELIHEANDYPITPKEHGTEFLMDHRHLWLRSKKQHAVMKIRNEIIRSTYQFFNDNGYVKIDPPILTGSSAEGTTELFHTKYFDEEAYLSQSGQLYMEAAAMAFGKVFSFGPTFRAEKSKTRRHLIEFWMIEPEMAFVDHNESLEIQEQYVSFVVQSVLENCKLELSVLERDTAKLEKIKAPFPRISYDHAIELLKEKGFDDIEWGEDFGAPHETAIAENFDQPVFITNYPAEIKAFYMKPDPDRSEVVLCADLIAPEGYGEIIGGSQRIDDLELMKERYEQHGLTGEAYEWYLELRKYGSVPHSGFGLGLERTVAWLSGVDHVRETIPFPRLLNRLYP; this is translated from the coding sequence TTGAAAACAACGATTTCACAATCACCACAATTTATAGACCAGACTGTAACTATTGGAGCATGGTTGGCTAATAAACGATCTAGCGGTAAGATTGCTTTTTTACAGCTACGTGATGGTACTGGTTTTATCCAGGGAGTAGTAGCTAAAAGTGATGTTAGTGAAGAAACGTTTCAGTTAGCGAAAAATATGAACCAGGAATCATCCATGTACATAACAGGGAAAATTGTAGAGGATACTCGTTCACCATTTGGCTATGAGATGCAAGTAAGCAGTATTGAACTTATTCACGAGGCTAACGACTATCCAATTACACCGAAAGAACATGGGACAGAATTTTTAATGGATCACAGACATCTTTGGCTACGTTCAAAAAAACAACATGCTGTAATGAAGATCCGTAATGAAATTATTCGTTCTACCTATCAATTCTTTAATGATAACGGATATGTAAAAATTGACCCGCCAATTTTAACCGGTTCTTCAGCAGAAGGGACTACAGAACTGTTTCATACAAAATACTTTGACGAAGAAGCATATCTATCACAAAGTGGACAACTGTATATGGAAGCTGCCGCAATGGCTTTTGGTAAAGTATTCTCTTTTGGACCAACATTCCGCGCAGAAAAGTCAAAAACGCGCCGGCATCTAATTGAATTTTGGATGATCGAGCCTGAGATGGCATTTGTTGATCATAACGAAAGCCTTGAAATACAAGAACAATACGTTAGTTTCGTGGTTCAAAGCGTATTGGAAAATTGTAAGCTTGAATTGTCGGTATTGGAAAGAGATACAGCAAAACTGGAAAAAATAAAAGCACCATTTCCAAGGATTTCTTATGACCATGCCATTGAACTCTTAAAGGAAAAAGGATTTGACGATATAGAATGGGGAGAAGACTTTGGTGCTCCACACGAAACAGCTATCGCCGAAAACTTTGATCAACCCGTTTTCATCACAAATTATCCTGCTGAAATAAAAGCATTTTATATGAAGCCTGATCCGGACAGAAGTGAAGTTGTATTATGTGCAGACCTTATTGCCCCAGAAGGATACGGAGAAATTATTGGTGGTTCTCAGCGAATTGATGATTTAGAATTAATGAAGGAAAGATATGAACAGCATGGTTTAACTGGCGAAGCATATGAATGGTATTTAGAATTAAGAAAATACGGCAGCGTACCACACTCAGGTTTTGGCCTTGGACTGGAAAGAACAGTTGCATGGTTATCAGGAGTAGACCATGTCAGAGAAACAATACCGTTTCCAAGACTTTTAAATCGCTTATACCCGTAA
- a CDS encoding DnaD domain-containing protein — protein sequence MTKYVSFQQIIKDQLNVPVQLLTSYVKLGLTETDMVLILQIHRFALENNNFPTPDELSAHLSIDEKECANILRKLIQKDLLLIEQLKNSKNQLTEAYSLNPLWEKLFKEEEVEERHEDGTIFILFEQEFGRPLSPFEIETINTWLDQDELPASLIKAGLRESVLMGKLNFKYIDRILREWKKKGIHTVEQAREASKSFHSATRGPKEQTKKRDTSFYYNWLEGED from the coding sequence GTGACAAAATACGTTTCTTTTCAACAAATTATAAAAGATCAATTAAACGTCCCTGTTCAGCTTTTAACTTCGTATGTCAAATTAGGGTTGACGGAGACGGATATGGTGCTAATACTGCAGATTCATCGTTTTGCACTTGAAAACAACAATTTCCCTACCCCTGATGAACTTTCAGCACACTTAAGTATCGATGAAAAGGAATGTGCTAACATTTTGCGTAAGCTTATTCAAAAAGATTTATTGCTAATTGAACAACTGAAAAATAGCAAGAATCAACTTACTGAAGCATATAGCCTTAACCCCCTGTGGGAAAAGTTATTTAAAGAAGAAGAAGTGGAGGAGAGGCATGAAGACGGTACGATTTTCATCCTCTTTGAACAGGAGTTTGGCAGGCCGTTATCCCCGTTTGAAATAGAAACAATTAATACATGGCTTGATCAAGATGAATTACCTGCTTCACTAATAAAAGCCGGTCTAAGAGAATCTGTGTTGATGGGGAAATTAAATTTCAAATATATTGACCGTATACTTAGAGAGTGGAAGAAAAAAGGAATACACACGGTTGAACAGGCAAGAGAAGCCAGCAAGAGTTTTCATTCCGCAACAAGGGGTCCAAAAGAGCAAACCAAAAAAAGAGATACATCCTTTTACTATAACTGGTTAGAGGGGGAGGATTAG
- the nth gene encoding endonuclease III, translating into MLNKTQIRFCLDEMEKMFPEAACELQHSNPFELVIAVLLSAQCTDVLVNKVTEGLFEKYKTPEDYLAVSLEELQMDIKSIGLYRNKAKNIRKLCEVLLEEYNGVVPNTKEELVKLAGVGRKTANVVASVAFDEPAIAVDTHVERVSKRLGICRWKDSVIEVEETLMRKVPKEEWSVTHHRMIFFGRYHCKARNPNCSECPLLVVCREGQKRMKKR; encoded by the coding sequence ATGTTAAATAAAACTCAAATAAGGTTTTGTTTAGATGAAATGGAAAAAATGTTCCCCGAAGCAGCATGTGAATTACAGCATAGTAATCCATTTGAACTGGTAATTGCTGTTTTATTATCTGCACAATGTACAGACGTACTTGTAAATAAAGTGACTGAGGGATTATTTGAAAAATATAAAACCCCTGAAGATTATTTAGCTGTATCTCTTGAAGAATTACAAATGGATATTAAATCAATAGGCCTATATCGAAACAAGGCAAAGAATATTCGAAAGTTATGTGAGGTTCTTTTGGAGGAGTATAATGGAGTAGTACCTAATACAAAAGAAGAGTTAGTAAAGCTTGCAGGTGTAGGGCGAAAAACAGCCAATGTTGTGGCCTCTGTAGCTTTTGATGAACCAGCTATTGCAGTTGATACTCATGTGGAGCGTGTATCGAAACGACTTGGAATATGTAGATGGAAAGATTCTGTCATTGAAGTAGAAGAAACATTAATGCGTAAAGTCCCCAAAGAAGAGTGGAGTGTAACACATCATCGCATGATCTTTTTTGGAAGATATCACTGTAAGGCAAGGAATCCTAACTGCTCAGAATGTCCGCTATTAGTTGTCTGTCGAGAGGGTCAAAAAAGAATGAAAAAGCGTTAA
- a CDS encoding transglycosylase domain-containing protein, translated as MADNSQTRTARRKQKKTKNKPIWKKILIATLLFVLAIGVGVAAVGTYWIVTAPNIDASKLSDPLASQVLDKDGDVFATPGDQKRTKIEHDDLPQILVDAVTATEDARFFEHAGIDLRRIGGAVIANFTNGFGSEGASTITQQVVEKSFLSPEKKIRLKVQEQWLALKLERKYSKEEILEMYLNKIFYGSNAYGVARAADVYFGKKDLSELTLPEAAILAGLPQRPTAYNPFKNPDLTKKRMNTVLTLMVRHNKITQEEADEARKVDIPSLLNESKPDSIKYDAFLDQVRKEVSEKLDGADIDTDGLKIHTTLDKNIQEHVEFLLKDKANSPISYPDDEMQAGMVVLDTKTGAIRSIGGNRSEKAGGLNYAIDLNRQPGSTAKPILSYGPAIEYDKISTYHQINDDKPYDEGVETPIRNWNRQYGGWMSARYALAQSLNVPAVKLAKETGLDKAQEFGEGLGYKFDNNQIDIRDVIGGTGTGVSPLQLAGAYRAFGNEGIYNEPYAVTKVEFPDGKVVELQPKPEAAMSDYTAYMVTDMLKSVMTEGTGKEANIPGLHVAGKTGTTNHTELEGSPDSWFSGYTTNYTISIWTGYNDYNKTLPDTKIPHALFKNTMTEISKDKETADFEKPNSVVEVGVEKGSQPARLPSDYTPSSQIVKELFVKGTEPKKTSEKFDELDPVSDLKATYDKDNNTIDVNWNYDSDEEVNFEVSTSVDGGEMQSLSSTEDQSIQISEVEQAAEYTIQVVAVSSESSSMKSKPVTTSIKITDEGEEEEDEDTEENEEEENAEDIPAVSGLSAKYNEGNSIIDVSWNYNGPPASFEVSVNGQTQSVQSNGIEISGASPGQSYTIQVTPIGKEGANQGVKGEPKSTQLTVPESQNEETNGNEDSQEEQDNGGNEEESGEEGQNEE; from the coding sequence ATGGCAGATAACAGCCAAACTCGTACAGCACGAAGAAAACAAAAGAAAACAAAAAATAAACCGATATGGAAAAAAATATTAATTGCTACTTTGCTATTTGTTTTAGCAATTGGTGTGGGAGTGGCAGCAGTAGGCACTTACTGGATCGTAACTGCCCCAAATATTGATGCTTCAAAATTATCCGATCCCCTTGCTTCCCAGGTATTAGATAAAGATGGTGATGTTTTCGCTACACCTGGTGACCAAAAAAGGACAAAAATCGAACATGATGATTTACCACAAATTTTAGTCGATGCAGTAACTGCTACGGAGGACGCGAGATTTTTTGAACATGCTGGTATTGATTTACGGAGAATCGGTGGAGCTGTTATCGCAAACTTCACAAATGGATTTGGTTCTGAAGGTGCTAGTACAATAACCCAGCAGGTTGTAGAAAAATCCTTCCTTTCACCTGAAAAAAAGATTAGATTAAAAGTACAGGAACAATGGCTTGCATTGAAGCTTGAGAGAAAGTATTCCAAAGAAGAAATATTGGAAATGTACTTAAACAAGATATTCTATGGAAGTAATGCATATGGTGTAGCAAGAGCAGCTGATGTTTATTTTGGCAAGAAAGATCTAAGTGAGCTGACTCTTCCTGAAGCAGCAATTTTAGCTGGTCTTCCACAGAGACCAACAGCATATAATCCGTTTAAAAATCCTGATCTAACAAAGAAACGAATGAATACTGTCCTGACGTTAATGGTCAGACATAATAAAATAACTCAGGAAGAAGCAGATGAAGCGCGAAAAGTGGATATTCCGTCTTTATTGAATGAGTCCAAGCCAGACTCCATTAAATATGATGCTTTTCTAGATCAAGTCCGAAAAGAAGTAAGTGAAAAGTTAGATGGAGCAGACATCGATACAGATGGCTTAAAAATTCACACAACATTGGATAAAAACATCCAGGAACACGTTGAATTTTTATTAAAAGATAAAGCAAATAGTCCTATTTCCTATCCCGATGACGAAATGCAGGCGGGTATGGTAGTTCTTGACACCAAAACTGGCGCAATACGTTCAATTGGAGGTAATCGCAGTGAAAAGGCTGGCGGATTAAATTATGCCATTGATTTAAACAGACAGCCTGGATCCACGGCAAAACCTATTTTATCTTATGGACCAGCAATTGAATATGATAAGATATCCACCTATCATCAAATTAATGATGACAAGCCATATGATGAAGGTGTTGAAACTCCAATAAGGAACTGGAATAGACAATATGGTGGTTGGATGTCGGCAAGGTATGCTCTTGCTCAGTCATTGAATGTGCCTGCTGTTAAATTAGCAAAAGAAACAGGTCTTGATAAAGCACAAGAATTCGGAGAAGGTCTTGGATATAAATTTGACAATAACCAGATAGATATTCGTGATGTTATTGGCGGGACAGGTACCGGAGTCTCCCCTCTTCAATTAGCTGGTGCCTACAGAGCATTTGGTAATGAAGGGATCTATAATGAACCATATGCTGTAACGAAAGTTGAATTTCCGGATGGTAAGGTAGTTGAGTTACAACCTAAACCTGAGGCTGCAATGTCTGATTACACAGCATACATGGTAACAGATATGTTGAAAAGTGTAATGACTGAAGGAACAGGAAAAGAGGCAAACATTCCAGGACTCCACGTAGCCGGAAAAACAGGTACTACAAACCACACAGAATTAGAAGGCAGTCCAGATTCATGGTTTAGTGGGTATACAACAAATTATACGATATCTATATGGACCGGTTATAATGATTACAATAAAACATTACCAGATACCAAAATACCACATGCTTTATTTAAAAATACAATGACAGAGATTTCCAAAGATAAAGAAACAGCCGATTTTGAAAAACCTAACTCTGTTGTTGAAGTAGGTGTAGAAAAAGGCTCACAACCAGCAAGATTACCAAGTGACTATACGCCAAGTTCTCAAATAGTAAAGGAATTGTTTGTAAAGGGAACAGAACCAAAGAAAACATCCGAGAAATTCGATGAACTGGATCCTGTCAGCGACTTAAAAGCAACGTACGATAAAGATAACAATACGATTGATGTTAATTGGAATTATGATTCAGATGAAGAAGTAAATTTTGAAGTTAGCACAAGTGTTGATGGAGGAGAAATGCAAAGTCTCTCATCTACAGAAGATCAATCTATACAGATTTCAGAAGTAGAGCAAGCTGCTGAATATACAATCCAGGTTGTCGCGGTAAGCAGTGAATCTAGTTCCATGAAGAGTAAACCTGTGACTACAAGCATCAAAATAACGGACGAAGGCGAAGAAGAGGAAGATGAAGACACGGAGGAAAATGAAGAGGAAGAAAATGCTGAAGATATTCCTGCTGTGAGTGGACTAAGCGCAAAATATAACGAAGGAAATTCCATCATTGATGTTTCTTGGAATTACAATGGTCCGCCTGCTTCCTTTGAAGTATCCGTAAACGGTCAAACACAATCGGTTCAATCGAATGGAATAGAGATATCAGGTGCCTCTCCTGGTCAATCTTACACTATTCAGGTAACACCTATTGGGAAAGAAGGTGCAAACCAAGGGGTGAAGGGTGAGCCGAAAAGTACACAACTTACTGTACCAGAGAGCCAAAATGAAGAAACGAATGGAAATGAAGATTCTCAGGAAGAACAGGATAATGGAGGCAATGAAGAAGAATCTGGAGAAGAAGGGCAAAACGAAGAATAA